The following coding sequences are from one Pseudomonadota bacterium window:
- the cas5c gene encoding type I-C CRISPR-associated protein Cas5c: MLDSRIVRVKVTGDFACFTRPDLKVERMTYPCMTPSAARGILDSILWKPEFQWYVRRILVLNPTKFCTIKRNEINTKQGRNPIVIEEKRAQRNSVILKDVAYIIEASIYQKQTSGNNRPEKYIGSEVGKEGMFPRRVKKGQCWRRPYLGTREFSAEFMEPDGTEQPIRETIPIGSMLFDIFYNGKGKPEPLFFHDVAIRDGVLHCEVQENDKMMQSSHFQPPMDSETSAGLYEFNQKEDQEAAL, from the coding sequence ATGCTTGATAGTCGAATTGTAAGAGTTAAAGTAACCGGCGATTTTGCATGCTTTACAAGGCCGGATTTGAAAGTTGAACGCATGACGTATCCGTGCATGACGCCGTCTGCTGCTCGAGGTATCCTGGATTCTATTTTGTGGAAACCGGAGTTTCAGTGGTATGTCAGAAGAATTTTAGTTTTAAATCCTACTAAGTTCTGCACAATTAAACGCAATGAAATTAACACCAAACAAGGAAGAAATCCGATTGTGATAGAAGAAAAACGTGCACAGCGTAACAGCGTTATCTTAAAGGATGTTGCGTACATCATTGAAGCGTCTATTTACCAAAAACAAACATCCGGCAACAACAGGCCTGAAAAGTACATTGGGTCGGAGGTAGGGAAGGAAGGTATGTTTCCCCGACGCGTTAAAAAAGGCCAGTGCTGGCGCAGGCCATATCTTGGGACACGCGAGTTTTCAGCTGAGTTCATGGAGCCGGACGGTACTGAACAGCCAATACGGGAAACCATTCCTATTGGGAGCATGCTGTTTGATATTTTTTATAACGGGAAAGGAAAACCTGAACCCTTATTCTTCCATGATGTTGCGATACGCGACGGCGTTTTGCACTGTGAAGTCCAGGAGAATGACAAGATGATGCAGTCCAGTCATTTCCAGCCGCCGATGGATAGTGAAACTTCTGCCGGGCTCTATGAGTTCAATCAGAAGGAAGACCAGGAGGCTGCCTTATGA
- the cas7c gene encoding type I-C CRISPR-associated protein Cas7/Csd2 yields the protein MSEAIKNRYDFVFLFDVKDGNPNGDPDQVNLPRADAEDQHGLITDVCIKRKVRNYVMLAKELKPPFDIFIRQEQILNNIIDTAVGEKIQERQANLCQTYFDIRTFGAVLSTGDKGAGTVRGPVQFTFARSEDRIYQAEHSITRCAVTKEEDAKKQEKREHASTFGRKSTVPYAMYRMHGFVSVFDARKTKFSEEDLKLLWKALINAFEHDRAAARGEMNPRKLVIFKHASHLGNELSGRLFDRVKINKNSELPRSKNDYRITVDRNNLPSGVEVKEWPEENIF from the coding sequence ATGAGCGAGGCAATAAAGAATCGGTATGATTTTGTATTTTTGTTTGATGTGAAAGATGGCAATCCTAACGGAGATCCAGATCAAGTAAACTTACCCAGAGCTGATGCAGAAGACCAGCATGGATTGATAACGGATGTATGCATTAAAAGAAAAGTAAGAAATTATGTCATGCTTGCAAAAGAGCTTAAACCACCCTTCGATATATTTATCAGGCAGGAGCAAATTCTGAATAATATTATTGATACGGCTGTTGGCGAAAAGATTCAGGAACGTCAAGCAAATTTATGCCAAACATATTTTGATATCAGAACATTTGGTGCTGTCTTATCAACTGGTGATAAAGGTGCGGGAACCGTTCGAGGTCCTGTTCAGTTTACTTTTGCAAGATCAGAAGATCGTATATATCAGGCGGAACATTCAATAACACGTTGTGCTGTGACAAAGGAAGAAGATGCAAAAAAGCAAGAGAAAAGAGAACATGCATCTACATTTGGAAGGAAATCAACTGTCCCATATGCCATGTATCGCATGCATGGTTTTGTTTCTGTTTTTGATGCCAGAAAAACAAAATTTTCTGAAGAAGACCTCAAATTATTATGGAAAGCATTAATAAATGCTTTTGAACATGACAGGGCGGCTGCGAGAGGGGAAATGAACCCAAGAAAGCTGGTTATATTCAAACATGCAAGTCATTTAGGCAATGAGTTGTCGGGAAGATTATTTGATCGTGTAAAAATAAATAAAAATTCAGAACTTCCAAGAAGTAAAAATGATTATCGAATTACTGTTGACAGGAATAACCTCCCATCCGGTGTCGAAGTTAAAGAATGGCCGGAAGAAAATATATTTTGA
- the cas8c gene encoding type I-C CRISPR-associated protein Cas8c/Csd1 — protein sequence MIKELSELGKTLREQQSKKEWVHDALKEEPISMEIVITADGGFQKFELFEKKLTIAEAIIAKKGKARLLLDKAEEVLCYGGKVSKKKHELFLGKIEKYRNLQELAPVVAFYRQNKADGLEKALKDFETAIPDEKNRKGNIGFRIQSAGIRIHENPNVLKKVIEEYETIQKTLLSQTQKNCSVCDRAAYPVVDIPHGMIKRVPDGQSSGCALVSYNENAFESYGLKGNSNSSICTNCAKSYVEGMNWLLSSGNEILVKNKKGKEKKEFRYTNRKNFGSDTAVVFWTRNNEKLDEIDYLEEPNPSDVARLIESVTSGTEHDSRYLEPDRFYSCTLSGSAARIAVRDWIETSLFDFQKSIAKWFQDISISEYDSDLKSTKTHYPRLYDLARSCQRKNSDGSFDKDDKSLPRVAAYLWNAALKKTSPPLWMLAKTIQRARLDKYGVTADRAALIKIILNRNNKGGDFVIKENIQEGDRPVAYVCGQIFAKLESIQYAALGDRNAGIRVRYFTYAMTLPSAAFGRLFDLNSKHYTKLKNEKPGLAINMDKELQELVKDVDINKLPATFLLEEKGQFAIGYYHQKQAQFSGANSK from the coding sequence ATGATTAAGGAATTAAGTGAGTTGGGAAAAACGCTTAGGGAACAACAGAGCAAAAAAGAGTGGGTTCATGATGCGCTTAAGGAAGAGCCGATTTCAATGGAGATAGTTATCACCGCAGATGGCGGTTTTCAAAAATTCGAGTTATTTGAAAAAAAATTAACCATTGCTGAAGCTATAATCGCAAAGAAGGGAAAAGCGAGACTGTTGCTCGACAAAGCTGAAGAAGTACTTTGCTATGGCGGTAAAGTATCGAAAAAGAAACACGAGTTGTTTTTAGGCAAAATAGAAAAGTATCGAAATTTGCAGGAGCTGGCTCCAGTTGTGGCTTTTTATAGGCAGAATAAAGCTGACGGGTTGGAAAAGGCATTAAAAGACTTTGAAACCGCTATTCCTGATGAAAAAAACAGAAAAGGTAATATCGGATTTCGGATTCAATCAGCGGGCATTCGTATTCACGAAAATCCGAATGTTTTGAAGAAAGTTATTGAAGAGTACGAAACGATCCAAAAAACACTACTGTCTCAAACACAAAAGAATTGTTCCGTTTGTGATAGGGCCGCTTATCCGGTTGTGGATATTCCGCATGGAATGATCAAAAGAGTGCCTGACGGACAATCAAGCGGCTGCGCTCTTGTTTCATATAATGAAAATGCATTCGAGTCTTATGGTTTAAAAGGAAACAGTAACTCTTCGATATGCACTAATTGTGCGAAGTCTTATGTGGAAGGGATGAATTGGCTTCTATCATCGGGGAATGAAATCCTTGTTAAAAATAAAAAAGGCAAAGAAAAAAAGGAATTCCGATATACCAACCGCAAAAATTTCGGTTCGGATACAGCTGTTGTTTTTTGGACCCGAAACAATGAGAAGTTGGATGAAATCGACTATCTCGAAGAGCCAAATCCATCTGATGTTGCAAGATTAATCGAATCTGTTACATCGGGAACCGAACATGATAGCCGGTATCTTGAGCCAGACCGATTTTATTCATGCACACTATCCGGTTCGGCGGCTAGGATAGCAGTTAGAGATTGGATTGAAACAAGTTTGTTTGATTTTCAAAAATCAATAGCAAAGTGGTTCCAAGATATTTCAATTTCAGAATATGATTCGGATTTGAAGAGTACCAAAACACACTACCCCAGACTGTATGATCTGGCAAGGAGCTGTCAGAGAAAAAACAGCGACGGAAGTTTTGACAAAGACGATAAATCATTGCCAAGAGTAGCCGCTTATTTATGGAATGCGGCGTTAAAAAAGACTTCTCCGCCATTATGGATGTTAGCAAAAACGATCCAGAGAGCGCGCTTGGATAAATACGGTGTTACTGCCGATAGAGCAGCTTTAATAAAAATTATTTTAAATCGGAATAACAAAGGAGGTGATTTTGTGATTAAGGAAAATATTCAAGAGGGCGACAGGCCGGTGGCCTATGTTTGCGGTCAGATTTTTGCAAAACTGGAGAGCATTCAGTATGCGGCGTTAGGGGATAGGAATGCCGGAATACGTGTGCGGTATTTTACATATGCTATGACTTTGCCTTCTGCTGCATTTGGGCGGCTTTTTGATCTAAATTCGAAGCATTATACAAAACTGAAAAACGAGAAGCCCGGACTTGCTATCAATATGGACAAAGAACTTCAGGAATTGGTGAAGGACGTGGATATTAACAAATTACCTGCAACTTTTTTATTAGAAGAAAAAGGGCAATTTGCTATCGGATATTATCATCAGAAACAGGCGCAATTCAGCGGAGCAAACTCGAAATAA
- the cas4 gene encoding CRISPR-associated protein Cas4, translated as MTNTTYKNQEDDLIMLSALQHMVFCPRQCALIHIEQIWAENRQTAEGKIMHDKVHDEHSESRGNIRIEYGVPLRSLRLGLIGKADVVEFHRLPEDKWQPFPVEYKRGKPKADDCDKVQLCAQAMCLEEMTSTTITKGSLFYGKTRRRLEVVFDNRLRQKTEEAAQNVREIIESGKTPPPVYTKKCESCSLVGECMPKTMGKKRSVKSYLSRILGEL; from the coding sequence ATGACCAATACGACCTATAAAAATCAAGAAGATGATCTTATTATGCTTTCTGCTCTTCAGCATATGGTTTTTTGCCCAAGGCAGTGCGCACTCATTCACATCGAGCAGATCTGGGCCGAAAATCGGCAAACTGCCGAAGGAAAAATCATGCACGATAAGGTTCATGATGAGCATAGCGAATCGAGAGGAAATATTCGTATTGAATATGGAGTGCCGCTTCGCTCCCTCCGGCTGGGTTTGATCGGCAAAGCAGATGTAGTGGAATTTCACCGCCTGCCGGAAGACAAATGGCAGCCTTTTCCGGTGGAGTATAAGCGGGGCAAACCTAAGGCTGATGATTGCGACAAAGTACAGCTTTGTGCTCAGGCTATGTGTCTGGAAGAAATGACAAGTACCACTATCACGAAAGGGTCGCTTTTTTATGGGAAAACCCGAAGGCGACTTGAAGTTGTTTTCGATAATAGACTGCGGCAAAAGACCGAAGAAGCAGCCCAGAATGTTCGGGAGATTATAGAATCCGGTAAAACTCCTCCTCCGGTTTATACAAAGAAATGCGAAAGCTGTTCGTTGGTTGGGGAATGCATGCCGAAAACGATGGGAAAAAAGCGTTCAGTAAAGAGCTATCTATCAAGAATTTTGGGTGAGCTATGA
- a CDS encoding four helix bundle suffix domain-containing protein has protein sequence MTNSQDPPKLIPPHGGYQNLQSYQMAEIVHDATVVFCNRFISIRSRTHDQMVQAARSGKQNIAEGSMASGTSKKFELKLIGVARASLEELLLDFQDYLRQHNLSLWGKDNPKAKEVRNLCYRKNRSYMTYKTYIEASPPEIAANTLICVIHQTNYLLDQQLRVLEKDFLNEGGFTERLYRLRSQRRKK, from the coding sequence ATGACAAACTCACAAGACCCACCCAAACTCATCCCGCCCCATGGCGGCTATCAGAACCTGCAATCTTATCAGATGGCTGAGATTGTCCATGATGCCACGGTGGTATTTTGTAACCGATTTATCAGCATTCGTTCGCGCACCCATGACCAGATGGTTCAGGCGGCTCGAAGCGGCAAGCAGAATATTGCGGAAGGGAGCATGGCTTCGGGTACTTCTAAGAAGTTTGAGCTAAAGCTTATTGGCGTGGCGCGGGCAAGCCTTGAAGAATTACTGTTGGATTTTCAGGATTATCTGCGTCAGCACAATTTGTCGCTTTGGGGGAAAGATAATCCTAAAGCAAAGGAAGTCAGAAATTTGTGCTATCGGAAAAATAGGTCTTATATGACTTATAAGACTTATATTGAGGCATCGCCTCCCGAAATCGCGGCAAACACTTTAATCTGCGTGATCCATCAGACAAACTACCTGCTTGACCAGCAGCTTCGGGTTTTGGAAAAAGATTTTTTGAATGAAGGCGGTTTTACGGAAAGGCTATATCGGTTGAGATCACAGAGAAGAAAAAAATAA